In Setaria italica strain Yugu1 chromosome IX, Setaria_italica_v2.0, whole genome shotgun sequence, the genomic stretch CTGTCGAGCTTGCGCTTCACTCCGGTGAGTACCCGCTTCGTGCGCCCGTGGTACGGTAATACGGTTGCTTGGTTGGTGGCGGGATGAAGCAGCTTGTTTTCTTTCGCTCCGACGCCGTGCGCTTAACCTGCTCGACGAAATGCCTCGGCCGATTCACTGGGCGCTGGCTTGGTGGCATGCTGGAGCGATACGTGCCCGTCGCTGTGCTGCCTCTTGTATCGATGGGAGTGGTTGGCGGGGCTTTGGTTCGCCCGTGCGAGCGTGTGATCCTTGTGAACGTTTCTGGGCATCTTGGCTCTGGACGGACGGAAATTAGAGCTGATGAGACGCTCTCGTTTTCATCACGGGTTCCAAACTTCCAATTGATGCTGTTTTCCTTTTTGCTGGGCATCGGTCCAGTTCAGTGGCGCGTTGGACTGTACGTGTCAACGTGCTCGGCATATTCACGCAACACACTCATAAAAAGGGACTCTGATTTGATATAAACGAGCACTTGGTTGGCCGAACTCATGTTGCATCAATCCATCTCTCAAGAAATGATTATGTTTTGATTATACTGCAGTGAGTGAATAAAAAATCTGTCTCCCTTCCCCCAACCATTGGTCAATTGGAGTCTTAGAGACAGCGGTTCGCATTTGGCAGCTAACACAAAGTTACATCAATCTGATTTATTTGATATTTTACGCGTTGACAATTCATCTGCTGATTGTGGCATCTGATGCTTCTGCACGTAGGTTGCAGCACCTGCTGCCAGATTCAGAATACAAGCTTGTGGATTGAGGTGCTGGGTTGCTGCAAAACTGAAGCTCCGGAAGGCATTAAAAAGACATGGATGGCAACTTCAAAGAAATCCAGATGCTCGAGGGAATGATAAAATTCATGATTACTTGGAGGCTGCATCGCTGACCGAAAAGATAACTCATCGGAACACACATCTTGCTTATGGTTGGTATTATGAAATCAGTTGTCGTTTGTTCCATTACTTTGCATGTGTGCAGATGTGCTTATCATAATTGTTATTATTGTCGTAATGCCTTATGATTCCCCTCAGCGCTGCTGACACTGGTTTGCTTCATACCTTTGACAGTAACATTCAATTTGCATTAGCATTGTCAATAAAAGACATGCTCAAGAGAAATTTCTCCCTGAAATCCTCTTACTATTATTATTGCAAACTTCTCGTTGGCCGTTTTCTTTTGTCTTTATGCCTTCATGTACAGCTTATTGTTTCCCCCTTTGTGCAGATTCTGGAGGTGAAATGGCCAGTACAAGCTCTGATATTTTGGATAGTTCAACTGTTCAGGAAAATCCGATGGATCTGGGATCCAACCCCTCTGAAACCCATTCTCCTGTGCAAGAGGAAGAATATGCTTTGTCTAATGACCATTCCGACAGTGAACCATCTCTTTGCATTGCTGTAATTGGAGCTACTGGTGAGCTGGCAAGAAGTAAAGTTTTCCCGGCACTATTTGCTCTGTATTACAGTGGTTTTCTTCCTCGGGTATGAACATATCAGCTTCCGCTACTGGAAAATTGAATTTACAGTCCTGCTGTAACTTGTATGTATGACTGCCATTGACATGTTACACCTttcatttttattctttttatacTGCAGAGTGTAGGCATATTTGGATATTCTAGGAAGAAAATAACAGATGAAGGTTTAAGATCTATGATTGAAGCCAATTTGACCTGCCGGGTTGATCACCAGTATGTTCTTTTGATACGATAATTTCTTTTGTCATGACTGCCGCGTTGACAAAACACGTCAGCAAAACATTAGCACTGGAATTTGTATCTACAATATTTCCCCTTTTGTCTTTGAAATCATATAAGAATTATATAGCCAAACCAACCTTTTAATCTGCAACATATATTTTTGGACCAAATCACCTGTTGGTTATGTTGGCACTTGACACCAATGTTATTTTGGTTCTTCCAAATTTATGAATATGCTGGTATACTTTCCTTCCCAAGTTTCCCATGTATCTGCCAATCCTAATTACTAATGCTTCAACTTGGATGTCTGACTTGTCAGCAAAATCATTTTGCttccaagtttttttttggaaacgaTATTCCAAGATTTTTCAAATCAATGATTTATGCATCATGCTGATATGTTTTGCTTTCCATAGTTTTTAAATATATCCCCCCAATATATTTCGACGTCAGGATGCAATTCTGTTATGATGACATAATTTCACTGCTGCAAATAAGCTTTGCCTAACTAATAAGAATGGATCCTAATGTTATTGTGAATGCAGCGAAAACTGTGGTGACAAGTTAAATGAGTTCCTTAAAAGGACGTATTATATAGATGCCGGACATGACAACAAAGATGGGATGGCTAGATTAAATTCAAGGATGGCACAGATAGAGGTAGAATTTCTCATAACAGTTCTTGAATCTTTTGGAGAAATTCGTGTTCTATATTTGAACTTGATATTTGGTTTATAAAGTTTCATTAATCTCCATTTTTATTTCGCAGGGTACTCGTGCAACAAACAGAATATTCTACCTTGCTGTACCCCAAGAGGCACTTCTTGACGTAGCATTGCCACTGGCTGACAGTGCCCAAACTAAGCGAGGCTGGAATAGGATAATTATTGAGAAACCATTTGGCTTTACTGGTTTGTCCTCACTCCGGGTAACACAATCTCTGCTGTCAAGATTTGAGGAAAAGCAAATTTACAGGTACTATGATTTCCATCTTTTATCCTTCCAATCTTAGCTGTCTTCCCTTTTTTGAATGAATGGATTGTCAAATTACAATGCTTTGTGATTGTTTTTCTTAACTGCAATGTTTGAAGAACTTGACAATTTGTTATTGCTTCATGTCTGTCACCCATAGAATTGATCACCTTCTGGGGAAGGATCTGATCGAAAATCTTACTGTCTTGAGATTTTCTAATTTGGTGTTTGAACCTTTGTGGAGCCGAACTTACATACGGAATGTGCAGGTACAACTTCAACTTTTCAAGGCTCACTTttgcatatgctttatcatTTTGTATATACATTGACTTGTAGCAATGCATGTGAATTGGTACAGGTTATTTTTTCTGAAGAAACAGCAACTGAAATACAAGGGAGGTGAGTTAATGCTATAACATTGCTCTTACCATTCTTGAATGTTGCAAACCATTCGTGGTATAATAAAATGTACTCTTTAATACTGACTCTGCATGATTAGCTCATTACTGGGTTTGTTTAACCTTTACAATTGTCTCTTAACAGGGTTTTAACTTATCTTCATTTTCTTTATTAATGTATATTCATATTTTGGGATTGTAATTTTGGATCATTTAATTGACAGTCATATCCACTTGCAGGTACTTCGGAAATTATGGGATAATTCGTGACATAGTTCACAGTCACATTCTTCAAACAATAGCGCTATTTGCCATGGAACCACCTGTAAGTCTTGATGGAGAGGACATCCGAAATGAAAAGGTAAGGCAGTATAATCCTCTTAAAATTACTGTTGTAGAGGTTAGAAAATGCTGACATTCGTTACAGAATCATAAGAACTTTATTTATGTAGGTGAAGGTGCTGAGATCAATTCGTAAAGTGGACCTTGAGGATGTTGTTCTTGGTCAACTCAAAGACACCTCTGATAAAGTTGACAGATATACAAAATCCATGACACCAACCTATTTTGCTGCTGCTATGTACATTGACAATGCACGCTGGGATGGGGTGCCATTTTTGATCAAGACAGGCATGGGGCTTATGAAGAATAGGTACACCCAATGAGATCCATAACTTCAATTAGCAAATGTCTCAATAGTGAATTTCTGATTTCAGTCACTTCATTGTAGTATTGTGTTATTATAAacttatttccttttttatacCCTCAAAAGGTAGAATCAGAAATTGATTCATATGCATATTAGCACATAGCATGCACCGTTCTATCAACTATCTTCACTTCTTCAGTAGTCCACCCTATACTGAGCATCTTATTGATAACTATTGCAAGACTACCATTTTCTTATAAAAGAATCTCACCATTTtcttatagaaaaaaatatatcaccTGACAAATCGATCAAGCATGACTGAAGGTCTCtaatcatttttttccttcagaGCTGAGATTCGAATTCAGTTTCGCCATGTCCCTGGTAATATCTACCGTGAACGTTTTGGCCATGACATAGATCTTGACACAAATGAGCTTGTTCTACGCGATCAACCTGAAGAAGCGATCCTGTTGAAAGTCAACAACAAGGTCCCAGGGCTTGGGCTCCAACTGGATGCTTCAGAACTCAACCTGCTTTACCGTGATAAGTATGGATATCTCTTGGATCACCTTATGATCTATTCTAGAGAACTTGCACTAAACTATGACTTTTGTTGTGTAGGTACAATACGGAGGTTCCAGATTCATATGAGCATCTTCTCCTGGATGTGCTAGATGGAGACAGTCATCTATTCATGCGCAGCGATGAACTGGCTGCTGCATGGAACGTGCTGACCCCGATAATCCATGAGATCGATCAGAACATAGTTGCTCCTGAGCTCTACGAGGCTGGGGGTAGAGGGCCTATCAACGCTTACTACCTCGCTGCTAAACATGGGGTACGATGGGATGACGACTGGTGAGTTGATATCCGGCACAGTTGCTCGACGAATGAGATGTCCTTCCTATTTTTTTGCTGTTGTATCGCAGCCAATGATGTACAGTATATGCCTTTTGTAACCGACCTGTTCAACGACTTTCAAGGAGAAATGCAAAAATTAGTTTCTTTCCTGGGCTGTAGCACTACTTCCAATCATTTAACTTTGACGTTCAGACAACAAAAAGAACAGGAAACAGACTGCTTCCCTTGTTTGAAACATCAAATAAATTTGACTGAAGGAAGTATGTATAGGTAACACATGTTCCTTCACAACAGAGGATCAGGTATcccgccaaattgttgcagctgccgctgtcgatgatgatgcgaatcgaccgctcctgcacaacgtccttggtatggaaaagagtgtgtcgctgattcttctcggacggggcgacctgtgtactaagaacacgctgcacaacaagactttcatacctatcggcgtcgtccgggttgacatgtacctccatagctgcatggtcagtggcaagcatcgcatgtcaagtatcttcagaatcactagcggaagagtactcaccatcgtcacgaagaagcaaagtgcgcttgttcggacagtcccgaatcacatggccaaatcctttgcaacgatgacactgaatatcccgtgtacggcctgtgggaggggcggtgcctgtggaaggggcagcgcttgcaggttttgccgttcgctcgcgcggtgtcgtggtgggcgtgggtggcgcagggagagcgggtgcggagttggatggcgagcttcttcctgcaaaagagttagaatatgtcttcgagcggcgtccttgcacttcacgttcagctttgcaagcatattcaaataatgttgtcatatcggtgtagtccttataatcaagtatatcctgaatttcgcggttcaaaccaccacgaaaacgtgccatagcagcgtcgttttcctccaataacccacaacgaatcattcctatttgtaattcctggaaatattcctcaacagatttggaaccttactgaaaacgttgcattttattaagcaaatcgcgagcataataagaaggcacaaatctgtggcgcatagcagtttttaattgctcccaagtggttggaatggtattgggatgtttgtgtttatattcacgccaccaaattaaagcaaaatcagtaaattcactaatagcagctttaacttgagaattagcaagaatatcatggcatgaaaatttctgttcaacttctaattcccaatcaagatatgcagcaggatcatatttgccattaaaaggtggaattttaaatttaatcttggaaaaggaatcattaccaccgggacggcgtggcacgcggcgggcacggcctcggtggtcgccatcgtcctggtccgagtcaccaccataaccctgctgcaactctgcgactgtagtgtgcaatgcatcgagtcttgccacaactgagtcgagtgtggccttagcggccgtctgggcaaggtcgagctgatcacaccgctcggtcgtcgaggagatcgtcgagtccagccgttcatgaatcgtctgaatgtcggtgacaagcccttcaacttgcgcccgtatgccctgcagctggttagcccccgcgtcgacatcatctgccatggttagcgcaaagacaagaacacaagcgacgacaaaataggggtgtaacagctcacaaggcgctcacactagtgctgttatcaaattcttatccgttcttaccacgcacacaggggcgaattgcaaccaaccggtggaactcatgaaagattggaggagcgattgcctggagaaacaaaatatgctcgtcgtagaactatgtggagttctgggaaggctgcactcaaatgaaggattagcacaatcaaacaataatgcaaagttgaaagatagtgccaacacgtaacaagagttgctggtaacaaggaaaatcgaaagaacggaggcaaggtggagagggcgcacctcttttttttttttatttctgtttttttttcacagagggtgccccaaaactgataatatgaacacagaggatctcaaatatcaaattgcggcacacacttttttttttctctctctctctctctagagtaaggcgaacctcagaaagatgtaccaagaaagagggatatggatatgaaaagtTGGCACGGGATGCGTGGGGAAAGGGCGTGGtatgcgggggggggggggggttacggagttgccccggagggtcgtgacccaggggggttcacagCGCGCGcaaggagtttccaccgaaacaaaaccggatcaccttccttctccctgttggactctttttttttcgcttctttccttttttttgcactctcctttttttttctgattgctttctatctttctttttttttttggataggggagggggcgatcggaggggtgggatggcgcggcgcggttgtcgcgaaggGGGGGCAGTGGGCgtggcgtggtagggttggcgagcagcggaacggcggcggcggcggaaactagggttagaggaaaaacgagaaacaagagattaaacacaagtaaccaacaacaattgaacgagtaggcacacaaattcaacaaagacacttattgaaagaatgtgcgaggctaaacggttgctgggataaggatctaacctgaaaaaatttcttttggtttttgtggactgtaggaagggaaaaacactcggtaaaactcaccgatcaacctggaaagctgataccacttgatagagtcggagtgcccgatctttcg encodes the following:
- the LOC101767719 gene encoding glucose-6-phosphate 1-dehydrogenase 4, chloroplastic, with protein sequence MAGLAAAASAAPVASFQFQPSLSSLRFTPVAAPAARFRIQACGLRCWVAAKLKLRKALKRHGWQLQRNPDARGNDKIHDYLEAASLTEKITHRNTHLAYDSGGEMASTSSDILDSSTVQENPMDLGSNPSETHSPVQEEEYALSNDHSDSEPSLCIAVIGATGELARSKVFPALFALYYSGFLPRSVGIFGYSRKKITDEGLRSMIEANLTCRVDHHENCGDKLNEFLKRTYYIDAGHDNKDGMARLNSRMAQIEGTRATNRIFYLAVPQEALLDVALPLADSAQTKRGWNRIIIEKPFGFTGLSSLRVTQSLLSRFEEKQIYRIDHLLGKDLIENLTVLRFSNLVFEPLWSRTYIRNVQVIFSEETATEIQGRYFGNYGIIRDIVHSHILQTIALFAMEPPVSLDGEDIRNEKVKVLRSIRKVDLEDVVLGQLKDTSDKVDRYTKSMTPTYFAAAMYIDNARWDGVPFLIKTGMGLMKNRAEIRIQFRHVPGNIYRERFGHDIDLDTNELVLRDQPEEAILLKVNNKVPGLGLQLDASELNLLYRDKYNTEVPDSYEHLLLDVLDGDSHLFMRSDELAAAWNVLTPIIHEIDQNIVAPELYEAGGRGPINAYYLAAKHGVRWDDDW